Below is a genomic region from Scomber scombrus chromosome 3, fScoSco1.1, whole genome shotgun sequence.
AACACCCATATAAGTAACAGGACAATAGCCTGGATACTAAGTTCATCATGTCCCACCAAAGCCCCCAGGTCTCTATTTTCAATAGTTGGATTTTTTTATAGTTTACTCATTCAGTCAACTGTTATTaagtaatataatatagtatcaTATCGTACCGCACCGTACTGTACCTTATTGTTCCGCATCGTATCGCATCATATCGCATCGTATCGCGTCGTATCGCGTCGTATCGCGTCGTATCGCATCGCATCGTATCGCATCGTATCGTGTCGCATCGCGTCGCGTCGCGTCGCATCGCATCGCATCGCATCGTATCACATCGTATCACATCGTATCACATCGTAACGTATCGCATCGTACCACACTGTACCGTATCGCATCGTATCGCATCGTATCGCATCGTATCGCATCGTACCACACTGtacgtatcgtatcgtatcaaaTCTTATCGTAACGTATCGTATCGCATCGTATCGCATCGTATCGCATTGTATCGCATTGTACCGCATCGTACCACACTGTATCGTATcctatcgtatcatatcgtatcctatcgtatcgtatcgtatcgtatcgtatcgtattgtgaCGTATCGAATCGTATCGCATCGCATCGCATCATAggtaaataaatgttgtttttaattcctCTCCTCGCTGCCAGGAATAAAATTATGAATGAAAGACAGTGGATCTTTCatttgtgtaattgtgtgttgGCTAAAAGAAGTCAAAGTTTAATTACATACTAGCCAAaatttttgacacattttctctttcaagTGAATGGGCAAGGGTGTCTAAACTTTTGCCTGGTTTTGTATATGTTTAAAACATTGCAGTCCTGGGTCTAAAACACCGGAATCAGTCTAAAATATACTAAGCACATGCAAATGTTAAACTTCCCCTGGGTTATTAAAGCAACACTCTACCTGCTTTACACATGAAGTTTGTTTACCAGTCACAAGGAGTGCATTCCAGTCTGTAAAAAACAGTTGCGTAATGTCTTGTGTGGattggggatttttccaaagtttGAAAAGATAGCCCTGATGATCTGATGATAGCCCTCTATCTTGGGTCAACTTGATACTGTTTAAGATGTTTCACTGGAGGACTGTGTTGGTGGCTTGGAGTTTGAAAGAAGTGGGTATGTAGGAGGCTGTGGACGTCTATTGCAAGATGCTACCCAGTTGCAATATCGGAAGTGTCAGATTTAGAGCCTGACGCACACTGGAGACTAAAAAGCAAGATGTATTTGCCTCTGTTGCCTAATTTTTGTTTGGAAGTGGAGTACTCCTTTAGTCCCAGAAAATATTCAGAGGCCATGACCTCAGTTCAGTTATTTGAATGTACCCACAGTATATGACCTTTACCTTTAATCCATCGTACAGACACTAAGATACCAATGTCTGTATTGATTTATCAGCCAGATTGTTACTTTTTTCTGAACTATAAAATCTTTAAACATACCTATCACCCTCTCCATTTCAAACCCACAGGGTGAAGTGATTATGTCATCAAAAGTAAAtgataaactaaataaactagTATAGACCTCTTATTGCACCGTGTGAATGTATCTGGGGtgtgtttccttttaaaaacatacagtaacctGAGATGCATTCAAGAGCAGAGCCAGATCATGTAAAGACATGTTTAAAACAGATGATACAGTCCAAACAACTTATCTtccttttcttatttatttgctaagaaatacaaacaatgcAAACATCCTTTCCAAAGCACCAAACTGTCCATAACCGTAGAAAAAGAATGAtatctgtttttcctcctgGGAACGTGGATCGACCCATTTCTCAACACAACTGATCCATGAAGAATAAGAATTTGCAAAATACCTTTTAAAGTGAGTGATAACACCTTGGTAAACACTAAGCATTCTAAGAGATTatgaaatatacaatatatctggttaaaaaagcagaaatagagTAGGGGAGAAAAGCTGTACAGTATTTACAAATGTGACATTGTCCTCACTAAAAATATACTGAGATGTGCATCTCATTTGTGTTATCCAAATGTCTAGTAAGCAAGTGTGTCTCAGATGCCAGAGATGATGACTCTCATCAGCTGACAAAATACTTGTGTATTGTTTCAGTCATCAGTTCTGCAGAAGGCAAACAACCTTAAACGGATGTGTTGGAATATCATTTTACAATATACAAACAAATAGCCAAAATGACATTCATGTACAATATTGTagcagaccaaaaaaaaaggttaatatGCTCAATagggcagagggaaaaaaatgtctcCAAAGGTAGGAcataaaatgactgaatgatgATTTGGAGTGAATGTCACCTACTGTATAGCCTACACATGCAGAGgtgtaaattaaaatgtggCTTAATTATGACATCTGATGCCCAGTTGGTGCTTCCATCTCTTAATATACTTCCTATAGTTTCAACCAGTCTGTGTAGTGTAATCTTTTGTCAAATTAAAGTAGTGGGTGGACTGTTTGTCACAAATAAACTGAGCTGAACATCCCTGACTGCGTAAACACATTTTGGGGACCAGTCTAGATGTAGAAGTGTGTCTTTGGCAGTATATATGTTGGGGCCAGGAGCGTTTAGATGACACAGTATGGCTCCATGGGTGTCTGTGTTCCCAAGCAGCAGGGGAAACAGGCTCTGAGGCGCATTCGGAGCTCCTTGTTGAACAGGAAGCTGATGATGGGGTTCGCTCCAGCCTGGGCGAAGCTCATCCACACCGCAGCGCTCAGGTAGAGCTGCGGGACCGAAGCCCCCCGCACAAATATTCTCAGGTAGCAGGCGCTTATATAAGGAGCCCACATGATGAGGAATGTCAGTGTGATCATGTAGTACATCTTCCCTATCCGTTTCTCCATCTTAAACTCATCCAGCACCAACAGCCTCCTGTTGCCGGGGTGAGTCGCTTGCCTGATGCCCACCAGCGTCGGCGGGGTAGGTCCTCTGCCGAAGCCGGCGATCCAGTTGGCGGCGGCCTGCCCGGTGGCTCCGGGGCCGTGGAAGGTCCAGTTCTGGCTGATGGCTGGTACCAGCTGGGCAGGTTTCATTTTACGGTGATCGTACACGAAGCACAGCATCTTTATGTAAACCACATGGGTCGTCCCCACGATGACGGCCAGCATCAGCATGAAGCCCAGCGTGTCGTTCGCCTTCACGTAGCGGTGCTCGAAGATGCACTGCTCCTCCTCACGGATGAACTTGTAGGTGCCCACGTCGAACACCGGGGGGAAAGCCATAGCCACGGAGAGAGTCCAAACCATGCAAATCACCGCGACGCACGTACACAGATTCATCCGCTTGGAGTAAAACCTGTGGTGGGCGATCGCCATGTACCGGGTGACACTAAcgcagaagaggaggaaggcgACGTGGAAGCAGAAGAGCACGGACATGAAGGCGACGATCTTGCAGCTGAGCCCGCTGTACGGCCAGGCGGAGCCGCCGCCGATCGATGCCATCACGAAGGGGAAACACACGGCGGAGCGGACCACGTCTGCCAGGCACAGATCCAGTAGGAAGTAGTAGGGAGCCTTGTGGAGGGAGCTGtccttcagcagcagcagggacagCGACGCGTTGCCCAGCAAGCTGATGCCCATGATCAGACCCAGGGAGGCCAGCTTGACCGCAGAGGCCGCGGACGCATAGTTCTGTAAGGACGGGCTGCTCTCCCCAAACTCACTTGTGTTTGCCATCTATGCAGCCGAGGTAGCGCGTATTCCCACATCAATTCATCAACGATCGGTAGTATCCTGCCACGGCTGAATGGAAAACACAACGCGATCCGCCGCCCCTCACATAGAAAAATCACTCAGGAATAAATCCACCCGCTCAACATCCATCCCGATGTTCTGTGATCACAAccattaataaaaaacaaacaaaaatcaatcaatatctcttcttttttcttcttcttatcctTCATCTCACAAGTGTCCGGTATTAAAATCACCCCTGTCTGTGGCTCCTCTCTCCGGTGAACAGAGACAGCCAGGTTGGGGTTTATACACCATCTCGGTAGGCATCCGTTCAGCAGACTCAATAACACATCTCAGTTTCCACCGATGGCGGAGGTCTCCAGTTTTTCGCCTTGAGGAATCAAAAAACAGACAGTGCTGCGCGGAAGCATGGCGCAATTACGCACCCCCAGCCTCGTCAATGCCCGCTGCCACAATgttacaaaaatatacaaacaacgTGTTTGACTATGGAAGCTGAGTGGAGGTGGGAAGCTCACAGAGGTGGGGGGCGTCAGGACGGCGGGTCTCTCGGTggatctctcacacacatacacagcacagCGTCTAGTCTATGCGACGCACGTCCGCTTGCATGTACAGAGCAGGCCTGGGATCAGCCAGGAGTCTCATCTGCCGGTCCATGTCTATTGCAATCTATAGGAAGCCTGTCTTCATGCACTGACGTGATGCAGATGTTGACAGATGTTGACTTGTATCAATATTGCACAATGCCTTGATATGCAGGTTATAATATGTAACTATCACAGCCCCTATACGATGtttatatatcaaataaaggcaataACAGTTAAGAGTTCTGCAGATATTGTTCACTAATGCAACTTATAATCTTTATTATTGCAGGACAAACAttatatatgcacacatgcaaacagtATGTGATGTAAGGACAATAATGTACAGATAGGCCATCACAATTTTATATGTTGTACACTGAGGAACTGATCAATAGTTACAAGGTTTTCAATGGTTTACTGCATTTAATTAAGTTTAGACTGGGTTTGGGTTTGACTGGTATGCCACACAACCAGAGCTGATTTGAGACATTAATTCACATCAGACCAGAACCCACTTTGGTCATACGTGAGCTCAGTGCTCTGTAATACTTTCAAAGTGGAGCTCAGCTTTCATGACCCAGTCACCACAAACACTGGAACTCGGATCAAGTCCAGGGGAATAATTACAGAAGGTTCAGGCAGACACTACAACAATTACAAACCAGAATAAAACCAACTGCCAGTCAAATGTTTCCACCAACTAAATTAGTTTTGGAGTGTTGTTGGTGTGGCTGAGTTCAAGGTAATGAACTAGCTGAGTCTGACATTGCTGGAACAACAAACGCTGGCACTGAAGCATggaacatgttttttaataaccaacgaaaaagtcaaaatgcaaatatttacacactAATTGGGAAATAGTTCCTTTTTTGGAGTCTGTGCATTGCTTAAAGGATGTGTGTCAAGTTCTGGGCTGATCATATAGTTTCTGTAGTTAAGGGGCTTCATAAACAACTGCCTTGTTGGAGTCTGCAACctatacttttcttttttttaaagatctttattggaaaattacaaatacaatatatcaaGTAATAAAGTGCAACTTAAGTACCATATAATAGCCGACAAGGGGACCAAAGACCAAAGCTAGTGTAATAAGAAGAGGTCTCactcaaaagagaaaaaaacataccaGTTTCCTGGTCTACATAAATTGACGTAAGCCCGTTTCTGCTTTTCACATACAGCAGGCTTGCTTACAGTTCGTGACTGTATATTAAATACTGGGAGCAAAGAACTAGGCTATTTTCAGTAAGAACACAGCAATATCCAGGTGTATTTCACAAATGTCTATGCCCAAGAAATATATAAAGACCTGCACAAATGACTAGAAAAGCCAATTTGTGttaaatggaaaaacacactttttttttagagctaatgttgaaaactgaaataatgacaATTATATGATGCTTTAACTCTGAACAAACTTGAACATTATTGGCCAAGACATTTGAGTGTATTTGTCACTCTGTACCCAAAAATATCGCTGTTTAACATAAACTAAAGGCATCATTTTtctaaattacagtaaaaaacattGTTGTCATGTACTGCAATTTCATGTGACCTATCTGCCAATATTTACATAGAGATTATATTCATTTCTACGTAAATGTTGGCAGATTCGAATCAGTGATAAGCTAATATTGGCTTAAGTGAATATACAGCAGACCTACTGCCTTTATAAAGGACTCAAGTTAATTTATTGCTATAAACTGCGTATAGGGATGTGGTCTGGTTGCTACTGTGTCATACAAGTTTATTAAGGTGCACTTGTGGTAACCTAGATTTACTAGTGGTAGCCTACAATTGTAAAAGTAGCCTCAATTTTAAGGTGAAAGTCCACCAGACTCAGTTGTcaataacatttataaaaacaacaccCTCCTACTTCATCACTGAATTATTctgatctttttaaaaacaactttagtagtttaaaggataggttcacattttaaaaaatctttcttaaaacaacagttaatgtccatatgaacagtgacagatgttttccttgctgtagtcattcatcctgttcatactggctgttaaaagatctccttcaaatgtgttttcaatgtaagtgatgaaggccaaaatccacaatgtgtccacacaaatgtatttacatgtgCAGTGGGTAGAACATAGTGACATCTAGCAGAAGGGACTCAGCAGAAATAGATtataaaatagaatatatgaatattacACAAGTGTGTTACCCAACCCTAACTGCTtatccctaaacctaaccaagttgGTGTATCATCTAGTAAAGTGAGTGTGTTGTGTAGATACTACAAGTCCACAGATAGACCTACTtggtgggtcctcttccacagagcccaccatgttgcaccactgTGTTTCTATAGTAGCccagaacaaacaaaccaaacactggctctagaaaggaccttttgtgttttttggtaGTTTGTTGGCCACCTTAGCATGCCAGCATGCTTGAAAGGGATGTGTGAGGGGTAGCAATCTGCAACATCACCaccagatgccactaaatcctacacactggtcctttaaaggaagcttatatgaggctttagcagtctgagttagtcatatgaagtggatatctgccacattaaCAGACTCTGTACCATtgaattccctctttgtgtttcctcagacagtgtttcactgttgagctgtggtggaagtataggaCTAATTCAGACAGTTGAAGCTTCATGTTAGCtccaaataaacttttaaatacatttttgcacagaagtaGGAATATGGTTTTTGGCTCCCAttacttacattgtaaatgcattaagtgaagggatcttctaatggtcagtatgaacaagaggaatgattatggcaagaaaaaactatttgaatgttaatttgggctcctgactgtccCATCTTTTAATATATCTAACCATGTGTCCGCACAATCAGTTATCCAGTGCATGATGGAGCTATGAGGCTGGTAGATATGTGATGCATGTCGGTTTCTGCTAACCCTCCCAAAAAAATCCAGCAGAGTGATTCCTCATCTTATTTTTCCGGCTCTCTGGGATGGACCAACTGCGTCGTTTCTGCCCGGTGACGCAGAGACGTCATCAGTCGGTAGGCGgaaaaagtgtgtttctgtatgtggaGATAAAGCCAAACCGGGTGTTTTTATTAAGGAGATAGatagaagcagcagcagagaaaaagagcagcgtcttttttttctgctgtaatgGCGGTTCCTGCGGGTCAGACGGATTTACAGATGGATAGAGGAGCATTGAGCGGCGACACTGTCCCCCCCCCTGAAAACATTGACATCGACGAGaaagagttggacaatatcaCAAAGAAACACCGAGAAGACGACACCGCGACGCTGCCTTTGCATTCACCTTGGACGTTTTGGCTGGACAGGTAATATATCCTTCCGCGTTGTCGTTCACTTTAGAGCAGCGGGGATgtgaagaggagggaggggggcgaGAAAAATATCATTCAAGGCCAAAAGCTTTCAGCAGGCCTCCGGGAACAAATGTAGCGGGAGAGTGTTTGCGTTTTACATGACCTTATTCTGTTGACCTAACCTAGGCTGACATCCCCAGAAAAGTTCACATTTTCGCGGCTTTATTAGTGGTAAAGGTAACGACGTGTGCGTATCACAGTGGACGTGTGTTATTTCTTTGATATCCAAACATATAAAGTGAAGTTACCGGAGCTCAGGTTCCCAGCAGGGGagcctgaggag
It encodes:
- the gpr27 gene encoding probable G-protein coupled receptor 27, with amino-acid sequence MANTSEFGESSPSLQNYASAASAVKLASLGLIMGISLLGNASLSLLLLKDSSLHKAPYYFLLDLCLADVVRSAVCFPFVMASIGGGSAWPYSGLSCKIVAFMSVLFCFHVAFLLFCVSVTRYMAIAHHRFYSKRMNLCTCVAVICMVWTLSVAMAFPPVFDVGTYKFIREEEQCIFEHRYVKANDTLGFMLMLAVIVGTTHVVYIKMLCFVYDHRKMKPAQLVPAISQNWTFHGPGATGQAAANWIAGFGRGPTPPTLVGIRQATHPGNRRLLVLDEFKMEKRIGKMYYMITLTFLIMWAPYISACYLRIFVRGASVPQLYLSAAVWMSFAQAGANPIISFLFNKELRMRLRACFPCCLGTQTPMEPYCVI